In the Leptospira limi genome, one interval contains:
- a CDS encoding gamma carbonic anhydrase family protein, giving the protein MSYNQIPNFAKPFIHPNATAFGMVEFGNSVSIWPGAVVRADMNKIKLGDYVNIQDNSTLHTDSTSPISIGEWTLVGHNVMIHGCKIGRAVLVGIGSIVLDNAEIGDGSQIAAGCMIRGGKKIPPRSLVVPDGSDIKIFPGKAKPELTVAGCIEYAHLSVRFAQNIFVPFKKEEEVHFVSQAKEILTKLGI; this is encoded by the coding sequence ATGTCCTACAATCAAATTCCTAATTTTGCAAAACCTTTCATCCATCCAAACGCCACAGCATTTGGAATGGTAGAATTTGGTAATTCTGTTTCGATTTGGCCTGGTGCTGTTGTTCGTGCTGACATGAACAAAATCAAACTGGGAGATTATGTGAATATCCAAGATAATTCTACTCTACATACAGATTCGACAAGTCCTATCTCTATCGGCGAATGGACATTAGTTGGGCACAATGTCATGATCCATGGATGCAAAATAGGAAGAGCTGTTCTTGTTGGAATCGGATCCATTGTTTTGGATAATGCTGAAATAGGAGATGGATCTCAAATCGCAGCTGGATGTATGATTCGTGGAGGGAAAAAAATACCACCACGTTCACTTGTTGTGCCCGATGGTTCCGACATTAAAATATTTCCAGGAAAAGCAAAACCAGAATTAACAGTAGCAGGTTGTATTGAGTATGCTCATCTTTCCGTACGTTTTGCACAAAATATTTTTGTACCATTTAAAAAAGAAGAAGAAGTACATTTTGTATCGCAAGCCAAAGAAATTCTGACAAAACTTGGAATTTAA
- a CDS encoding putative bifunctional diguanylate cyclase/phosphodiesterase, protein MITDKRNYVYWLKFRKDTGPLLRRFLIAASGLFLVAACLHLTPLITKSGEIDYIFFVVDLGISILFIIEYLLKNKISLVIRVLTLIFTAIFISVLSFLRSGLLGTGEISLAFIIISFFVFLPPIPSLLSALFISIVPAIFGIFVYQSIVIFPDELGIRNQSPREWYFKSVSLIIFSILSGFLIQRLRAKLIKNIVYLKESRAKILKSKQYIDKLAFHDSLTQLPNRYSFEVSIQNRIDIGSKEAFVLLINIKGIKVINALHGISFGDQILTLIGNILKQYTSERPNTIVASLGGDEFILWIENSTRNRIEEAIVKFDLNNNQTLTPDRLGHRLQYRVSGIHFPTEANLLDEVIRKLSIAMNVAREKSMNHLVWFEPEMEKKIEREQRLKNQLEKAIEFNHFKIAYQEKVDISNQSIVGLEALARWTVPELGEISPDEFIPIITKSDLIVPFGKKIFEKVVSQIPSLQKVYGHEIKISINISPIFFLFPNFNDYIITYLNQNSINPKNLIFEITEDIFIDEIETIQSIVSNLRSNGISVSLDDFGKGYSSLHYMQKIQFDELKIDKSFLDEIATSDRNFLLLESICHLADSLGLKTIAEGIEREEQIQSLKKTSCHIVQGYLYSKPKILFE, encoded by the coding sequence ATGATCACTGACAAACGAAATTACGTCTATTGGTTAAAATTCAGAAAGGACACAGGTCCCCTACTCAGGAGATTTTTAATCGCAGCATCTGGGCTATTTTTGGTTGCAGCCTGTTTGCATCTCACACCCCTCATTACGAAATCAGGTGAAATCGATTATATCTTTTTTGTTGTCGATTTAGGAATTTCAATCTTATTCATCATTGAATATTTATTAAAAAACAAAATTTCATTAGTCATTCGGGTTCTCACTTTAATCTTTACAGCAATCTTCATATCTGTTTTATCTTTTTTAAGAAGTGGATTACTCGGGACAGGTGAGATCTCTCTTGCCTTCATCATCATTTCTTTTTTTGTGTTTTTACCTCCCATTCCAAGCCTATTGTCAGCTTTATTCATTTCAATTGTCCCTGCTATTTTTGGAATATTTGTATACCAATCTATTGTTATATTTCCAGACGAGTTAGGAATACGGAATCAAAGTCCAAGAGAATGGTATTTTAAATCAGTAAGTTTAATCATTTTTTCCATACTTTCTGGTTTTTTGATCCAAAGGTTACGAGCAAAATTAATTAAAAATATTGTATATCTAAAAGAATCCAGAGCAAAGATTTTAAAATCAAAGCAATATATCGACAAACTTGCGTTTCATGACTCTCTCACACAATTACCAAATCGTTATTCATTTGAAGTATCCATTCAAAATAGAATCGATATTGGTTCAAAAGAAGCTTTTGTATTACTCATAAATATCAAAGGTATAAAAGTTATTAATGCATTACATGGAATCAGTTTTGGGGACCAGATATTAACACTAATAGGAAATATATTAAAACAATACACTTCTGAACGTCCAAATACAATCGTAGCTAGTTTAGGTGGAGATGAATTCATTTTATGGATCGAAAATTCTACCAGGAATCGGATTGAAGAAGCAATTGTCAAATTTGACTTAAATAATAACCAAACTCTAACACCAGATAGACTTGGCCATAGACTCCAATACCGAGTTTCTGGAATTCATTTTCCAACGGAAGCCAATCTTTTGGACGAGGTCATTCGAAAACTTTCCATTGCGATGAATGTAGCCCGGGAAAAGTCAATGAACCATTTGGTTTGGTTCGAACCAGAAATGGAAAAGAAAATCGAAAGGGAACAAAGACTAAAAAACCAACTGGAAAAAGCGATTGAGTTCAATCATTTTAAAATTGCCTACCAAGAAAAGGTAGATATTTCAAACCAATCTATTGTTGGGTTAGAGGCACTTGCCAGATGGACGGTGCCAGAATTAGGTGAGATATCTCCAGATGAATTTATCCCCATCATTACAAAATCAGATTTGATTGTTCCTTTCGGCAAAAAAATATTCGAAAAAGTAGTCAGTCAAATTCCAAGTTTACAGAAAGTATATGGCCATGAGATCAAAATTTCGATCAACATATCACCAATCTTCTTTTTATTTCCTAATTTTAATGATTATATCATCACCTATTTAAATCAAAATTCAATAAATCCAAAAAATCTAATCTTTGAAATTACTGAAGATATCTTTATAGATGAAATTGAAACCATCCAAAGTATAGTTTCTAACCTCAGGTCAAATGGAATCTCTGTTTCGTTAGATGATTTTGGTAAAGGATATTCATCACTACACTATATGCAAAAAATACAATTTGATGAATTAAAAATCGATAAATCATTTTTAGATGAAATTGCAACTTCCGATCGTAATTTTTTGCTTTTGGAATCAATATGCCATTTAGCAGACTCCTTGGGTTTAAAAACCATTGCAGAGGGAATTGAAAGAGAAGAACAAATCCAGTCTTTAAAAAAAACATCCTGTCATATCGTCCAAGGTTATCTTTACTCCAAACCTAAAATTCTATTTGAATGA
- the pheT gene encoding phenylalanine--tRNA ligase subunit beta, which translates to MKLSVDWLNEFTPLSQIPFETVLEKINTSICEIDDVEEYKSHLTSVITVKIKSLEKHPNAEKLQTTIATDGSKDYQIVTAATNVNVGDIVPLALPGTKLDGKEILDSELRGVRSQGMYCSEKELGMALESSGVLIFPKDTTLGISVRKYFLWEDTILTIDNKSITHRPDLWSHFGFARELASQLQIPLHHFPLQADTKWKSGNEGLTVETSEHAHAYYVTSIQNVNITTSIPKIKSRLEKCGIRSINNVVDVSNYLLLELGQPTHFFDRSKLQSTSFTVSKSKDGDNLALLDDTSPTLPGNILLIQNGTTPVALAGVMGGKDSAVTDGTKNIVMESAVFKREDVRFTIRKTNIRTESAVRYEKGLDSYTCLPVIKRAVQLLIENGNPNVKVFTPQGFNHTESKTVTIETNLQFLRHKLGKKITLPEVSDILQRLGFGVTTKEESLSVVVPRYRQNYDVTIPEDLVEEIGRTIGYASIRTEALSMAVETPIRNPLRELERRVKNFLALEVGFNEVYNYSFASPTDAKLESNLESTSLKIANEMPEEHSILRNSLYPGLIKQAKLNQDRFESVNLFELGRTYHKQGNGPELADEKRWISILSLSKHKPTDLVSIEQEFLKIRETITELFLFLNLPKFEWKKETRSHFHPNASLVVHYDGKEVVELGILHTRFADVYDIKRRVILSKINMEVLAEIWETHGRNSHFNPPSHFPQGQLDLSLLMNESDATESFANLVKTLQIPELESVYVQTIFQGESVGEGKKSVTYRFRLMSYDKTFTQERFKELSDSLVTTAKDNGYTLR; encoded by the coding sequence TTGAAACTTTCAGTTGATTGGTTAAACGAATTTACCCCGCTCTCCCAAATTCCTTTCGAAACGGTTTTGGAAAAAATTAATACATCGATTTGTGAAATTGACGATGTGGAAGAATACAAATCCCACCTAACATCAGTGATCACTGTCAAAATCAAATCACTGGAAAAACACCCCAATGCAGAGAAATTACAAACGACCATCGCTACCGATGGATCAAAAGACTACCAAATTGTCACTGCTGCCACAAATGTAAACGTTGGTGATATTGTTCCATTAGCTCTCCCTGGCACAAAATTGGATGGCAAAGAAATTTTGGATTCGGAGCTACGCGGAGTTCGTTCCCAAGGAATGTATTGTTCTGAAAAAGAATTGGGAATGGCATTAGAATCTTCAGGTGTTCTTATTTTTCCAAAGGACACAACTCTTGGTATCTCGGTTCGTAAATATTTTTTATGGGAAGATACAATTCTCACAATCGATAATAAATCCATTACACATAGACCTGATTTATGGAGTCATTTTGGTTTTGCAAGAGAACTCGCAAGCCAACTCCAAATCCCACTCCACCATTTTCCTCTCCAAGCAGATACAAAATGGAAATCAGGGAACGAAGGACTTACAGTAGAAACTTCCGAACATGCACATGCATATTACGTGACTTCTATCCAAAATGTAAACATCACAACATCGATTCCCAAAATCAAATCACGACTTGAAAAATGTGGGATTCGTTCCATCAATAATGTAGTAGATGTTTCCAACTATCTTTTGTTAGAACTTGGACAACCTACTCATTTTTTTGATCGATCCAAACTACAGTCAACTTCCTTTACTGTTTCCAAATCAAAAGATGGAGATAATTTAGCTCTCCTAGATGATACTTCTCCAACCTTACCAGGAAATATCCTTCTCATCCAAAATGGAACCACACCAGTAGCTTTAGCGGGAGTGATGGGGGGAAAAGATTCAGCAGTCACAGATGGTACAAAAAACATTGTGATGGAATCTGCTGTCTTCAAAAGGGAAGATGTTCGTTTTACCATTCGTAAAACCAATATCCGCACTGAATCAGCAGTACGTTATGAAAAAGGTTTAGATTCTTACACATGTTTGCCAGTCATCAAAAGAGCGGTTCAATTATTAATAGAAAACGGCAATCCGAATGTGAAGGTTTTCACTCCACAAGGTTTCAATCATACCGAATCCAAAACGGTAACCATAGAAACAAATTTACAATTTCTCCGCCATAAACTAGGAAAAAAGATCACTTTACCAGAAGTTTCTGACATCTTACAACGATTAGGTTTTGGAGTCACTACAAAAGAGGAATCCCTCTCAGTTGTTGTTCCTAGATACAGACAAAACTACGATGTAACAATTCCGGAAGACCTTGTTGAGGAAATTGGAAGGACAATTGGTTATGCTTCCATCCGAACGGAAGCTCTATCGATGGCAGTGGAAACTCCAATTCGTAATCCACTTCGAGAATTGGAACGTAGGGTCAAGAATTTCTTAGCCTTGGAAGTTGGATTTAATGAAGTTTACAATTATTCTTTTGCTTCTCCAACGGATGCAAAACTAGAATCAAATTTAGAATCCACTTCACTTAAAATTGCAAATGAAATGCCAGAGGAACATTCGATTCTCCGAAATAGTTTGTACCCAGGTCTCATCAAACAAGCAAAGTTAAACCAAGATCGATTTGAATCAGTCAACCTTTTTGAATTGGGGAGAACTTACCACAAACAAGGCAATGGTCCTGAGTTAGCAGATGAAAAACGTTGGATCTCCATTCTTTCCTTATCCAAACACAAACCAACTGACCTTGTTTCCATTGAACAAGAATTCTTAAAAATTAGAGAAACAATTACCGAACTTTTTTTATTCTTAAATTTACCAAAATTCGAATGGAAAAAAGAAACACGAAGCCATTTCCACCCTAATGCAAGTTTAGTGGTACATTATGATGGAAAAGAAGTTGTCGAACTTGGAATCCTTCATACTCGATTTGCTGATGTGTACGATATAAAACGTAGGGTCATTTTGTCAAAAATCAACATGGAAGTGTTAGCTGAAATTTGGGAAACCCATGGAAGGAATTCTCATTTCAATCCACCATCCCATTTTCCACAAGGTCAATTGGACCTTTCGCTTCTCATGAATGAATCGGATGCAACTGAATCCTTTGCCAACTTGGTCAAAACGTTACAAATTCCAGAATTAGAGTCTGTGTATGTCCAAACGATTTTCCAAGGTGAATCGGTAGGAGAAGGCAAAAAATCGGTTACGTATCGTTTCCGACTTATGTCCTATGATAAAACCTTTACCCAAGAACGTTTTAAAGAACTTTCAGACAGTTTGGTGACGACGGCAAAAGACAACGGTTATACCTTACGATAA
- a CDS encoding acyl-CoA thioesterase codes for MSSPNELSPKSPQESAVETRHVVLPNDANHYGTAFGGAIMSWIDLIAVMAAQRHSGREAVTVSIDRINFITPIQIGDHVNLKAMVNYVGTTSMEVGVQVNRENPYTGEMVRATTAYLSFVALDENKKPAPVPPLKLETDLEKRRFAEGKMRIEMAKEFAAKIKASRKIT; via the coding sequence GTGTCCTCTCCTAATGAATTATCTCCCAAGTCACCGCAAGAATCAGCCGTAGAAACTCGACATGTCGTTCTTCCGAATGATGCCAACCATTACGGAACCGCGTTTGGTGGTGCAATCATGAGTTGGATTGACTTAATTGCAGTCATGGCTGCCCAAAGGCATTCCGGAAGAGAAGCGGTGACAGTCAGCATTGATCGAATCAATTTTATTACACCCATCCAAATTGGAGACCATGTCAATTTAAAAGCGATGGTGAATTATGTAGGAACAACTTCAATGGAAGTGGGTGTGCAGGTGAATCGAGAAAATCCATACACTGGAGAGATGGTGAGAGCCACTACCGCCTATCTTTCGTTTGTTGCATTGGATGAGAACAAAAAACCTGCTCCAGTGCCTCCGTTAAAATTAGAAACAGATCTCGAAAAACGAAGGTTTGCGGAAGGAAAAATGCGAATCGAAATGGCTAAAGAATTTGCAGCAAAAATTAAGGCGAGTCGAAAGATTACTTAA
- a CDS encoding 7TM diverse intracellular signaling domain-containing protein — protein MRFIFLIILSGTLFSCSRWEIQKSISDESFTPQKIDYAIQSGNETNQQKLRWTPIFKNTLSLGFQSEHVYLKIKATNLTSVNKLILDLGNPHLDFIRVFEEGNPEPIKEGGDFIAHSHWDAFSKSIAFELSWPAGETKTLILETKSSSNISYLIRFYSKETFYLKENLENTILGFFYGTIFIMVIYNLFIYFILNERAYITYSVSIFCNLLLQMYLNGILNQIFTLDHPEIHNRIGSIIVTCSAITGWTFAQQTLNLRDFNPWSNRLIQGLKFIVLFYILIPYAYLPIEIAVRIGNFIAQLFVVSVLVVALVNYSTGNKQARLFLFGWSTLLFGILMYTLMQNGVLPANVFTIYGNQIGSTLEAGILSLALANKINELKEEKANTQAEALVTLEEKVRERTKTLDESLNLIKKDLNVAKKIQKTLFSDIKTSDPRIHFHSYYQSMSEVGGDFYDLTQVKADYYRIFVADATGHGIQAALITMAIKAEYESLKMIYDHPDDLVFHMNQIFINKYSNIQTIFTCSVCDIDLKNKQLFYASAGHPDQIHQRIHDIKLLPRTGKIIGLMDHTQYRLIEHQIEEGDRIFLFTDGIFEQFNEEKELFGEDRLYEILKENLKLSLDHTMAKVLSELSLFTDGQAKQDDITFIGCEIQSLG, from the coding sequence ATGCGATTCATCTTTTTGATCATTCTATCGGGAACTTTGTTTTCCTGTTCCCGATGGGAGATCCAAAAGTCCATCAGTGACGAAAGTTTTACTCCCCAAAAGATTGATTATGCCATCCAATCTGGAAATGAAACCAACCAACAAAAACTCCGATGGACACCTATTTTCAAAAACACCTTAAGTTTAGGTTTCCAATCAGAACATGTGTACCTAAAAATAAAAGCCACAAATCTAACATCCGTTAATAAACTTATACTTGATTTAGGAAACCCACATTTAGATTTTATCCGAGTGTTTGAAGAAGGAAATCCAGAGCCCATCAAAGAAGGTGGAGATTTTATAGCTCATTCACATTGGGATGCATTTTCTAAATCCATTGCTTTTGAACTCAGTTGGCCAGCTGGCGAAACCAAAACACTCATTTTAGAAACTAAATCATCATCAAATATCAGTTATCTCATTCGCTTTTATTCCAAAGAAACTTTTTATCTAAAAGAGAATTTAGAAAATACAATTCTCGGTTTTTTTTATGGCACTATCTTTATCATGGTGATCTATAATTTATTCATATACTTTATCTTAAATGAAAGAGCCTACATCACCTATTCGGTTTCTATTTTTTGTAATTTATTGTTACAAATGTACCTAAATGGAATTTTAAATCAAATTTTCACTTTAGACCATCCAGAAATACACAATCGAATCGGTAGTATCATTGTGACTTGTTCTGCGATCACCGGTTGGACATTTGCCCAACAAACTCTAAACTTACGTGATTTTAATCCTTGGTCCAATCGACTAATCCAAGGTCTTAAATTCATCGTATTATTTTACATTTTAATTCCTTATGCCTATTTACCAATTGAGATCGCAGTTCGGATTGGAAATTTTATCGCACAATTATTCGTAGTATCCGTGTTAGTTGTAGCACTAGTAAACTACAGTACAGGAAATAAACAAGCTCGATTGTTTTTGTTTGGTTGGAGCACCCTACTTTTTGGAATTTTGATGTATACTTTGATGCAAAATGGAGTTCTTCCTGCCAATGTCTTCACGATTTATGGAAACCAAATTGGTTCCACTTTAGAAGCTGGCATTTTGTCTCTTGCGCTCGCGAATAAAATCAATGAGTTAAAAGAAGAAAAGGCAAATACACAAGCAGAAGCACTTGTTACTTTAGAAGAAAAGGTAAGAGAACGAACCAAAACCTTAGACGAATCATTGAACCTCATCAAAAAGGATTTAAACGTCGCCAAAAAAATCCAAAAAACTTTATTCTCTGATATCAAAACCAGTGATCCACGAATCCATTTCCATTCGTATTACCAATCTATGTCCGAAGTGGGAGGTGATTTTTATGACCTCACCCAAGTGAAAGCTGACTACTATCGAATTTTTGTTGCAGATGCAACAGGGCACGGAATCCAAGCAGCACTCATCACGATGGCGATCAAAGCAGAATATGAATCACTCAAAATGATTTATGATCATCCCGATGATTTGGTTTTTCATATGAACCAAATTTTCATCAATAAATACAGCAATATCCAAACAATATTTACATGTTCCGTCTGTGACATTGACTTAAAGAATAAACAGTTGTTTTATGCTTCTGCAGGACATCCAGACCAAATCCACCAAAGAATTCATGATATCAAACTTTTACCTAGAACTGGTAAAATCATTGGACTTATGGACCACACCCAATATAGGCTCATTGAACACCAAATTGAAGAAGGTGATCGGATCTTTTTATTCACTGATGGAATCTTTGAACAATTCAATGAAGAAAAAGAACTTTTCGGAGAAGATAGACTATACGAAATATTAAAAGAAAACTTAAAACTAAGCTTAGACCATACAATGGCAAAAGTGTTAAGTGAACTCTCATTGTTCACTGATGGACAAGCAAAACAAGACGACATTACATTTATCGGTTGCGAAATTCAAAGTCTCGGTTGA
- a CDS encoding DUF1330 domain-containing protein: MQKEILSFETIVGLQVKDESVYAEYRNAMKGLLEQYEGGFRYDFKIAETLKSETENPINRVFLIYFKTKEKKLSFFADPEYKKIREKYFVPSVESTTQIAEYDRYIN; this comes from the coding sequence ATGCAAAAAGAAATTTTATCATTCGAAACGATTGTAGGCCTCCAAGTCAAAGATGAAAGTGTATATGCTGAATACCGAAACGCAATGAAAGGACTGTTGGAACAATATGAAGGTGGATTTCGGTATGATTTTAAAATTGCAGAAACTCTAAAATCCGAAACCGAAAATCCAATCAACAGAGTGTTTCTGATTTATTTCAAAACCAAAGAAAAAAAACTTAGTTTCTTTGCAGATCCTGAATATAAAAAGATTAGAGAAAAATACTTTGTTCCATCGGTCGAAAGTACAACGCAAATTGCAGAATATGATCGATATATAAATTAA
- a CDS encoding MFS transporter: MNSFLNKIKVLGIFSITQTVFQIGTVMIMAVSALAGQTISPSPESASLPVSFVILGTLIGLVPASRFMKWQGSKYGLLLGTIIGIFGAILAAYAIWEKSFVLFSIAHLLFGIHQSFIQYLRFVAMESVPNHDRASALSWILIAGIPAAFLGPLAGLQGKELFPTSLFLGCYLILIVSLSLQFLLITFLPSPNKRFTTENKSEHQEREKVRPFSYHIKNLGLWVSILSTSFGFGLMAMLMTAVPVAMKSHGHEMHASTLVLQWHVLGMYIPSFFSGFLVRKMTSPYLILLGVAVMGLESVSAIQGTEFLPFAVALILLGIGWNFMYVGGTNLLVEQYHPAEKNTIQAVNDTIVYSIAIFSTYSAGYLEHKIGWLTLNLVSIPFLVFVSIVTLYYIQTKRKTIHHE; encoded by the coding sequence ATGAATTCCTTTTTAAATAAAATCAAAGTTCTTGGTATCTTTTCCATTACCCAAACTGTATTCCAAATTGGGACAGTGATGATTATGGCAGTTTCTGCACTGGCAGGCCAAACCATAAGCCCATCTCCAGAATCCGCCTCACTACCCGTTTCGTTTGTGATCCTTGGAACTCTGATAGGTTTAGTCCCCGCCTCAAGGTTTATGAAATGGCAAGGGAGTAAATATGGACTTCTTCTTGGTACGATCATTGGAATCTTTGGTGCAATCCTTGCGGCGTATGCTATATGGGAAAAAAGTTTTGTTTTGTTTTCCATAGCTCACTTGTTATTTGGAATTCACCAATCGTTTATCCAATACCTTCGTTTTGTTGCAATGGAATCTGTGCCAAACCATGATAGGGCGAGTGCATTGTCTTGGATTTTAATCGCTGGAATCCCAGCAGCTTTTCTTGGTCCACTTGCAGGCTTACAAGGTAAAGAACTTTTTCCCACTTCCTTATTTTTGGGATGTTATTTAATCCTAATTGTTTCTCTTTCCCTACAATTTTTACTAATCACATTCTTACCTTCACCGAACAAACGTTTCACTACAGAAAACAAATCGGAACACCAAGAAAGAGAAAAAGTAAGGCCATTTTCCTACCATATAAAAAATTTAGGACTATGGGTTTCGATTCTCTCTACTTCTTTTGGATTTGGACTTATGGCAATGCTTATGACAGCTGTGCCCGTTGCGATGAAATCACATGGTCATGAAATGCATGCATCCACATTGGTATTACAATGGCATGTTTTAGGTATGTACATCCCTTCCTTTTTCTCTGGATTTTTAGTTCGTAAAATGACATCACCCTACTTGATCTTGTTAGGTGTTGCAGTCATGGGACTGGAATCAGTTTCTGCGATCCAAGGAACCGAATTTTTACCATTTGCAGTAGCACTGATATTACTTGGAATCGGTTGGAATTTTATGTATGTGGGTGGGACAAATTTACTTGTGGAACAATACCATCCAGCGGAAAAAAACACAATCCAAGCTGTTAACGATACGATTGTATATTCTATTGCCATCTTTTCCACATATAGTGCTGGTTATTTGGAACATAAAATAGGATGGTTGACTCTCAATCTAGTGAGTATACCATTCTTAGTGTTTGTATCCATCGTAACACTGTATTACATCCAAACCAAAAGAAAAACGATACACCATGAATAA
- a CDS encoding class I SAM-dependent methyltransferase gives MNNQTHWETIYTEKQPNEVSWTQEIPKLSLQLINHTNLPTSAKIIDVGGGESNLVDHLLELGYQNLTVLDISQNALNRCKQRLGEIGKNIKWIVSDITIFQSDIKYELWHDRAVFHFLTDPESILAYKNNLLKALNKDGELIIGTFSNDGPKKCSGLEIKQYTEETLAETFSPEFEPIEFQREDHHTPFGTVQNFVFGRFKKKI, from the coding sequence ATGAATAATCAAACACATTGGGAAACAATTTACACTGAAAAACAACCAAATGAAGTGAGTTGGACTCAGGAGATTCCAAAGCTCTCCTTACAATTGATCAATCATACAAATTTACCAACTTCAGCAAAAATCATTGATGTCGGTGGTGGAGAATCCAATTTAGTGGATCATCTTTTAGAGCTTGGTTACCAAAATCTAACTGTTTTAGACATTAGTCAAAACGCATTAAACCGATGCAAACAGAGATTAGGTGAAATTGGGAAAAATATTAAGTGGATTGTTTCAGACATCACTATATTCCAATCTGACATCAAATACGAACTATGGCATGACAGAGCAGTCTTTCATTTTTTAACAGATCCAGAATCCATTTTAGCTTACAAAAATAATTTATTAAAAGCTCTAAACAAAGATGGTGAACTCATCATAGGAACCTTTAGCAATGATGGCCCTAAAAAATGTAGTGGGCTTGAGATCAAACAATACACCGAAGAAACGTTAGCTGAAACCTTTTCCCCTGAATTTGAGCCCATTGAATTCCAAAGAGAAGACCACCATACACCTTTTGGTACAGTCCAAAATTTTGTCTTTGGTCGGTTTAAGAAGAAAATTTAG